The Arabidopsis thaliana chromosome 5, partial sequence genomic interval GACGGATCTTCCAGGGTTGTACAGAAAAGTAAGTAACATATCTTTCGGGAAGAAATCATGAATTCCTTGTCATGGCTTTTGTCAAACCGtttattgatttggttttgcaaTTTCACCCTTAGTTTTGAGCTTTTACACATTGTTATTTACAGATAAATGCAGCAGAGTTTTCTTGTCCACCGTGGTTTTCCGCAGAAGTGAAGTTTTTAATACATAGGATACTTGACCCCAATCCCAAAACAGTGAGTATTTTGCTTTGTTCTCTCCTAGCTATCAGGTTTTGGTGATATTTAATGTTCTAGTAATTATATCTGTTTATCTATTATTGTTTCTCAATTAGAGCAGCGTATTCAAATTCAAGGAATCAAGAAAGATCCTTGGTTCAGATTAAATTATGTGCCTATACGAgcaagggaagaagaagaagtgaattTGGATGATATTCGTGCAGTTTTTGATGGAATTGAGGTTTGTGCTTCGCCTTCATTATATGCTCTTTGCTGGTCAATTCCATTTAAATGTTAAGATCTCTTAGGAACGTTTGGATGACCAAGAAGAAGTGTTTGCTACAGGATAGAACAAAATAGTAGGCATGTGTTAGTTACCAAACCTGTAAACTGCTTCTTTATTCAATTCGCCAAACCATAGACCTTAGGAAGACTtagatttacaagagaattCTCTATTCTCGACCAAAAACCCTAGACAAAATCCAGAATACCCCTAGGGCTAATTACAATGTTCATGTACCTATCAATATATATCTCCTGCTAAGATTGTCTTAGCTTTGGTATAGCctagatatatatagataccGTAATTTCTAATGCATATTTAGAATGTTTTACTTAAACTCAGGCTCTTGCTCTTCTAAAACTTGTACTTCAATTGTTAAACTAAAACCTCAGTATCTGTCTTAGCTAAAGTtacttttacttgtttttcaTTAAGTTGACCTGTCAATTGCACTTGTTCACAGGGCAGTTATGTAGCGGAGAATGTAGAGAGAAATGATGAAGGGCCCCTGATGATGAATGCCTTTGAGATGATTACCTTATCACAAGGCTTAAATTTATCTGCACTATTTGACAGGCGACAGGTAGTACCTGATTTTCTATTACTGGTCATAGAGATCTCCATTTCGAATAAAAGAATGTCGGTAGCATCTATTCTTCAGACTGCCCGTTTTGACTGCCTTATGATGCTGTGTTCTTAGTTTGTTATAATAACTATAAGTTCATTAGATGATTGGTTGCATGGCATTAGTAGATACAAATGGAATCCAAAATGTTCCTGCATATTGATGGCTGATCCTTTGATCTCGCAGGATTTTGTTAAAAGGCAAACCCGTTTTGTTTCTCGAAGGGAACCTAGTGAGATAATTGCTAACATTGAGGCTGTAGCGAACTCAATGGGTTTTAAGTCTCATACACGAAACTTCAAGGTAACGAATTCCTAGCATATTACACTTATCACAGAGATTAtgcattattttaaaactctcaACTGTTAAACGCATGTGTAGATAGATTGATAAGATTGACAAGGAAACTTAGTTTATATCTCTGGCGTTCAAAAACGAAAGTCCTAGTGtgaattatcatttttaatgttAGCAGAGAGTACAATTGTTATGATTTGTTACGTCTATGTGCTCAACAGACAAGGCTCGAGGGATTATCTTCGATCAAGGCCGGACAGTTAGCTGTTGTGATAGAGGTAATTATTGCTTGTTGTGATTGTAATATAAGTTTGCTTTGCTTCAGTTTAAGGGTATCTAGCAAATTGAAATTAACCTACATGCAGATTTACGAGGTGGCACCATCGCTTTTCATGGTAGACGTAAGAAAGGCTGCTGGTGAAACTCTTGAATATCACAaggtttataaatatatatccaatAACAATAGTTGCATCATTACTGTGTTGCGGATTAGagtgatattttgttttgtggtatCGCAGTTCTACAAGAAGCTATGTTCGAAACTGGAAAACATAATATGGAGGGCAACAGAAGGAATACCAAAGTCAGAGATTCTCAGAACAATCACGTTTTGATCCCAACTTAAATCCAATAAAAATGTACACTTGTGTAATAAATGACCTAATTATTCTTCAGGGAGATTGGAAGATTTGCTTCTTGAGCTAGTATTCTAATTTGATTGTGTCTTGTAGTTTGCTTTGGCCATTGGTTTGGATCCCTCTGTTCTCTGTGTATGGCAATACTTCTCAAAACTTGTCCTGCGAAGACATGTACTAACAAAACACATCCAATATGAGTTTGCTTACTAGACTACATGAGCTTTATGCCTTTATTTAGTCAAGACTATACGAGTTTAAGCTAGGCAGAGCATTTGGTTTGGATTCTTTCGATAGGGTTTTGtcgggtttttttttgggattagAGAAATTCTAcccaaattaattaaactaaattatggttctttttggttatattttactatataaacCTTGATTTTTAAAGTCGCTAACTCATATGATCATGATACATGTAATATCATTTCATAACACAAACATCAATTCATACATAACACAAGTCTCAATCTAATACTCAAATTAATATCgttatttttgttggtgtCGAATCTCGAACTATGTGTTCGGATCCATCCGAAGCTTGCCACCTAAAAGTCAACAAGACAACGGTCAACGGGACATGCTCTCGACCGAAGCCCATAGTTGAAGCCGAGCGAACCGAAGAGTTTGTACAACGGAGCGAAAAGGAGATGAGTTTGAGAATGGGTAACGGGCCGAGCATTCGGAGGCCCATGAAGGGTTCAAAGGAATTCAAATGAAGACGTTACAACATTGATTAGAGAATCAAAGCGAACACTTTTAAGAGCGCTTAGTAcattaattaacaaattaatgtaaattataaatatgagTCCCTTAAAGCATAAGGGGGTACAttgatttctttctaaatATCTAATATTATACTATTTTATCTTCATATCTTTGCATgcattttgataatatatacaaagtaCAGTATATACacttgtattatttttttaaaaactagaTGAACATACATgcatgggtttttgtttttaaaattgttggaaaaaattttggttatggttttttgttgattttgatattcatttttttttttccttctaaaaCCTTTATTAGTGACGAGTGTCATAATCATTGTTTACAAGAGACATCAAAAATACAGGACAAGAATGATACAAAAGACCAGAGATTTGGACCTAAAATAGCTTTTTTCGCTAATAGATCGGCACAGGCATTTTGTTCACGATGGGTGAAACAGAATTTCGAGTTTATGAAACCACTTCTCCAATGTTGTATTGTCCCCATGTAGTGTTTGAGTCGAAGATGAGCACCGTACGTATTAATAACTTGGTTGATGGTTTTATTATCCCCTTCGAATATTACGTTTCGGTATCCTAATCCCCACGCAGCCTGTATTGCCCAGATAAGTGATGTACATTCAGCTTCTTCTATCGTATTTCGTCCTTCAAATTGTCCCATACCACAGTCCAACACAAAGCCATTGGAATCACGAATTATCCAACCAAGTCCTGAGGCTCCAGCTCCTTCATGATGCGACGCATCATAATTACATTTCACCCATCCCCTAGGTGGTGGTAGCCAGttatctcttcttgttctctgtGTGTGAGGAGCCGGAATTGTGTTCACTTGTTTAATGACATTCTCAATCCACTCCTGAGTGTCCGTTGTTGCCAGTTCGAGCGTCTCCCGTGCCGGAATAAGctttttgttgaatattaGATCATTACGGCATTTCCATAATCTCCACATAATCCAAAAAGGGAGGTACCTGTGTAATTCATCGACATTCCTATCGTCGTGAATCCTAAAGAGGTACCTTAATTTGTCTTCCAGGGGTGTTTGCGAGTTACATGGTATGGTGGTGTCTAGGCAAGTGGTCCTCCATACCGCTTCCGCATGCGGACAGGAAAAAAAGATGTGATTCCCTGTTTCAGCTTCCGTGCAACAGTGTGCACGGTAtggattgatgatgatgttccGTCGCCTTAGGTTATCGGCAACCCCGAGAGCAAGCGAAGCTGTCCTCCACAAGAAATGCTTCAATTTGGGGACAATGTTTAGTTTCCATAAACGGTCGGCAATATCAGGGTGTGAAGATAGCGGCAGAGTGATAGGTGGCTCACTTGTGCTCTTTGTTGCTGCTACCCAATATCCTGATTTGACAGTGTAGCAGCAATCCTTTGTAAAGCTCCACACATATGAGTCATGTGCTGGTATAAGGGGTACATATATTTTCCGGATAATTGGATGGTCAATCGGATCGATTAGTGCGGTGAGTTTCTGTTCATCTCATTGAGATGTAGTCGGACAGAGTAAAGCCAAAACCGTTGTTTTCGGGTCCGTCGTTGCTAATAACAGAGGTGGCCGGGGTAGAGTGGTTGGTAGTCACGGCTCATTGCCCACTTGGGTTGTGTAACCATCTCCAATGTTCTTCTGTGTCCCGAGATTCAACAATTCACATCCAAACCGAAGGGAACTCCATCCATAAGACGGTCTCGTGCCTCGTGACGCACTAAGGAAATTCCCATGTCGAAAGTATCTGGCTTTAAGCATTCTATAGAGCAGACTTTGTGGTCTTTGTAGCAGTTTCCATACCTGGCTTGCAAGTAGTGCTTGGTTGAATTGGTACAGGTCTCGGAATCCTAAACCCCCTTCTCTCTTTGGTCTTGTCATTTTTTTCCAGGAAACCCATGacagtttcttttttgttgccGTAGTGCCCCACCAAAATCTCGTTATCATACTATTGAGGTCGGAGCAAAGTTCCATTGGGAGCGCAAATACATTCATCGAGTAGACCGGCATCGCAAAAGCTACTGATTTAATGAGGGTCTCTTTCCCTGCAGCAGTGAGAAACTTATTTTGCCaaccatttattttcttacggACAGATTCGGAAATGTATTGGagcatttcttttttctttcgaCCAAATTGCTTGGGAAGTCCCAAATATTTTCCCCCGCCCCCAATATTTGGTATTTGTAGAGTCTGCATTGCATGATCCCTTGTTTTTTGGTAGACACGACTCCCAAATGTTATTGATGATTTATCAAAGTTTATAATCTGACCTGACGCTTCCCCATACtctttaaaaatgttaagaaGATTGAGGCTATTTTTGCGATCCGCTTTTAGGAAAAATAGAGAATCATCAGCGAAGAGTAAATGGGATATGGAGGGACCACCATTACTAACTTGGATTCCTATTATTTTCCCCGTCTGTTGTGCGTTAGTCATCATGGAACTTAAGACATCGGAGCATAGTATGAAGAGGTATGGTGATAGAGGATCTCCTTGTCGCAGACCTCGGGAAGGTGAAAACTTCCCGTATGGACTTCCATTGATCAATACCGAGAAGGAAACAGAACGGACACAATCCATGATCCATTGGATCCAGCGAGTTGCAAatccctttttttttagaaCTTCTTCCAAGAAACTCCATTCGATCCGATCGTACGCCTTACTAATATCTGTTTTGACCGCCATATACTCGTTTGCACATCGTTTCTTAACTCGTAGTGAATGGAAAACCTCATGGGCGATGAACACATTGTCAGTTATATGACGTCCAGGTATGAAAGCAGCTTGATTTTCAGAGACAACCGACGAGAGAACTGCTTTTAACCTCTGTACCAATATTTTGGAGATTATCTTGTAGAGAACATTGCATAAACTGATTGGTCGAAAGTCCTTCATTGTCTTTGGGTGTTCGATCTTTGGTATTAAACAGAGGTTTGTATGATTCCATGGAGTTTCCATCTGTCCcgtttcaaagatttttttcacttctttCGTTATCTCAGGGCCAACAATATCCCAATATTGACGATAAAAAGATACTGTGAACCCGTATGGTCCCGGAGCTCTGGTTGCCCCAATTGCAAACAAGGCAGAACGTATTTCCTTTGTAGTAATATCCGTCAACAGAAGCTCGTTTGTAGCAGGTGACACCACCAGTTGGATATGTTGCAGAATTGCTGTCAAGTCTCGATGATTAGAACTACTAAACAGTTCCCCAAAATATTTCTCAGCTTTAGCCGCGATGTTTCCATTACCATAGATGTCGCTACCATCTGAATCTTGGATTGAGAGTAGACGATTTCGAGCTATGCGGTTCTTTGTAGAAGCATGGAAAAAACGGGTGTTAATGTCTCCTTCATTAAGCCATTGTATTCGGCTTTTCAGTTTCCAATACATTTCTTCTTCACGATAGGAAAGTAGTAGTTCCCTTCTGAGATTACGGAGATGATCatttgaaacagagaagtCAGTGCTTGCGTTATCAATGGTCACAGTCAGCTCCGCCATCCGTTTAGCAgaatttgtgttgtttgttcTCTTCCAACTTGATATATGAGATCTGCAGTTTCGGATTCGTTCTACAACAGAGCATCTAGAAGCGGGTATATGGTTCCAACCATATTCGACAATCGACTCAAACTCAGGTCTGTTACACAATCTGGAGTCAAAACGAAAGCAGCGTGTACCTTGTTCTGTTGTTTTGCGGATCTTAATGATAGCAGGTCGATGGTCTGAATCAATTAACTCCAAGTACTCAACCTCAGAAGCAGGGACACTTGTTTTCCATTGATCATTGGCCATTGCTCTATCAAGCCAGCATTCCAAATAATGAGTTTTCCTTTTGCCAACCCAAGTCATATTGTTTCCTGTGAATGGAAGATCTGATACTTTGCATGTGTTAACCATATTTCGAAAATCCACAAAACTCCAATTTTGACGAACACGACCACCCCTTTTTTCACTGGCATCGAGTATTTCATTGAAGTCCCCACACATTAACCAAGGCCCTTGTCTATGTATTGTGATTCTCTCAATTCTTTCCCATAGAATATGTCTTAACTTTCTGATCGAATGGCCATAGgcacaagagaaacaaaaagaagcttctttATTACTTATCTTACAATCAATGAGTCTTGCATCAAACGAAAAGAAATTAACTGATACAGACTTCTTCCACATCAAAGCTAAACCACCGCCTATGCCCAAAGGCGACACACACTTCACATTATCATAATCCAACTGAGCTGCCACATCCCGAACAACGTCATCCGGATTCTTTGTCTCAATCAAAGAGAGTAAGTCCGGGGAATAAGATTTCTTAATCCCTTTGAGGCGTCGAACTACCAGGGACCCTTTTAAGCCCCGGTAGTTCCAAAACGCTGTATTCATGGCGGCTCCGGTGGCTTCTGGCCCACCGTGCCCTCTCGGTAAGTGTGTGGGGTGGTTGAAGTGGTTCTCCCATTGTTGTTGCGTACTGTACCCGATATTTTATGTGGTGCCATGAACCAGTTCCAGACTTCTAGCACTTCTGATTCTCTCCTCTGTCTTTTGGCAACGCAGTGTTGGGTATCCTCTGTTGCATAGGCTTGGCGCATATCACAACACACCAAAGGAAAGCTATAGTCGGTCTGAGAAGTAGAAGCGTTGGTTTTCCTCTTTTTGGAAGCATTATGGTGCTCTTCTTCAGTGTTCTCATCGGGAAATTGCTGATTCATTGGATCGTGTGGCAGATTGGGATGGACATCTGGTACATCGGGATGGtcatcatcagcatcattATCaacatcgtcatcatcatcaccaggCTGAGGAGGATCCTGATTTCCAGAGGTTGGACATTTAGCAGCATCATGATTCAACATTCCACATGTGGTACAGAAATTCCTGAGTTTCTCATATCAAAACTTCAAGACACATGTCTCTTCTCTAAACTGGAAAATCCTCTGAAAGCGTAACGGGTCCTCGATGTTCCAGAGGATTATGACCCGTACGTAGTCTGTGAGGACCACGCCATCTCTACCAAAGTCTGTCTCAAGGAACAATCCCATACGCTCACCAATTGAAATGATCATTTTCAAGGTGAGGAATCGAAGTGGGATTCCTCTGATCTGAATCCAGAAAGGGATTCTTTTGAATTCAACAACCGTATGCAAAGCAGTCCATCGTTGAATGACACACATCCAATCGTTGAAAGACCAAGGCCCTCGCCGGAGAATTGAGGACATGGATTCTTCAGATTGGAAAAGgaattgaattttttgattCTCCAGAATTCTGCCTACCACCTCTTCACCTACGCCCCAGAGGCGAGGCAAAGCACTCAGCATTGCCcgaagattttgtttccttgggTTCACCGGTTTTGCAATGAAACTAAATTGAGTTTCCTGAAGAGCCTCATCACAAATTTTAATCGGGAGATTGATTGCTTCCTCTTGTATTCCTAACGCAATATCTTGCAGTTGTCGTTGGAGATTATCTGCCATTGTCAATATGAACAAAGGAATTTGTGTACTTTCACTCTGATCAACCCAACGAGAACAGAGACATGCGCAGGGTATAAATAGGTTTGGTTGAGAAGCAGTTATGGGGTCCACAACCGTTCTACCGTTATTCATC includes:
- the SOS2 gene encoding Protein kinase superfamily protein (SALT OVERLY SENSITIVE 2 (SOS2); CONTAINS InterPro DOMAIN/s: Protein kinase, ATP binding site (InterPro:IPR017441), Serine/threonine-protein kinase domain (InterPro:IPR002290), NAF/FISL domain (InterPro:IPR018451), Serine/threonine-protein kinase-like domain (InterPro:IPR017442), Protein kinase-like domain (InterPro:IPR011009), Serine/threonine-protein kinase, active site (InterPro:IPR008271), NAF domain (InterPro:IPR004041), CBL-interacting protein kinase (InterPro:IPR020660), Protein kinase, catalytic domain (InterPro:IPR000719), Calcium/calmodulin-dependent protein kinase-like (InterPro:IPR020636); BEST Arabidopsis thaliana protein match is: CBL-interacting protein kinase 8 (TAIR:AT4G24400.1); Has 1807 Blast hits to 1807 proteins in 277 species: Archae - 0; Bacteria - 0; Metazoa - 736; Fungi - 347; Plants - 385; Viruses - 0; Other Eukaryotes - 339 (source: NCBI BLink).), giving the protein MTKKMRRVGKYEVGRTIGEGTFAKVKFARNTDTGDNVAIKIMAKSTILKNRMVDQIKREISIMKIVRHPNIVRLYEVLASPSKIYIVLEFVTGGELFDRIVHKGRLEESESRKYFQQLVDAVAHCHCKGVYHRDLKPENLLLDTNGNLKVSDFGLSALPQEGVELLRTTCGTPNYVAPEVLSGQGYDGSAADIWSCGVILFVILAGYLPFSETDLPGLYRKINAAEFSCPPWFSAEVKFLIHRILDPNPKTRIQIQGIKKDPWFRLNYVPIRAREEEEVNLDDIRAVFDGIEGSYVAENVERNDEGPLMMNAFEMITLSQGLNLSALFDRRQDFVKRQTRFVSRREPSEIIANIEAVANSMGFKSHTRNFKTRLEGLSSIKAGQLAVVIEIYEVAPSLFMVDVRKAAGETLEYHKFYKKLCSKLENIIWRATEGIPKSEILRTITF